A stretch of Geomonas oryzisoli DNA encodes these proteins:
- a CDS encoding sensor histidine kinase — protein MKDGARVGAGISMLYVEDEADARQMVTRMLALNYPNLTVYGADNGLHALELYRQHTPEIVMTDINMPVMDGIRMSREIKAINPEVRIIAVTAHSDTSYLLSAIEIGVHHYVLKPLNYQELFTVLDKVLEQIELKRLVSAQHRRLAESEHQLVAAQRIAHLGSWQRDRDAENMAWSDEMYRICGVEPGSVPATYPSFLERFHPDDRDEVAGSMQKALASEHQPEHKFVRVLRSDGSVRIVRLDVEAVRETDSACGVIGTCHDVTELKLAEQQVRLLTEELERRVLQRTSLLQATVSELENFSYFVSHDLRAPVARLEGFCTALVEDCGVCGHANCRQYAERSASVVQQIKQIMDAFNSLTHLARCTLTIRDTDLSALARDIADALAAEDPERKVEFVIAEGARVKGDPELLGKALGQLLGNAWKFTSKTELGRIEFGWNDQQGVRTYFVRDNGAGFNMKYAQKLFKPFQTIHAPGEFGWTGTGIGLATAHSIVLRHGGRMWAEGEVGQGATFYFTLEANPESGSYLKEA, from the coding sequence ATGAAAGACGGGGCTCGGGTGGGCGCAGGGATCAGCATGCTCTATGTCGAGGACGAGGCCGACGCCCGCCAGATGGTGACGAGGATGCTGGCCCTGAACTACCCAAACCTCACCGTGTACGGCGCCGACAACGGTTTACATGCGCTGGAGCTGTACCGGCAGCACACCCCTGAAATCGTGATGACCGACATCAACATGCCGGTCATGGATGGCATCCGGATGTCCCGCGAGATCAAGGCCATCAACCCCGAGGTCCGCATCATCGCCGTCACCGCCCACAGCGACACCTCCTACCTCTTGAGCGCCATCGAAATCGGCGTCCACCATTACGTCCTCAAGCCCCTCAACTACCAGGAGCTCTTCACCGTGCTCGACAAGGTACTCGAGCAGATCGAACTGAAACGGCTGGTGAGCGCACAGCACCGGCGCCTCGCGGAAAGCGAGCACCAGCTCGTGGCGGCGCAGCGCATCGCCCATCTGGGGAGCTGGCAGCGTGATCGCGACGCGGAGAACATGGCCTGGTCCGACGAGATGTACCGCATCTGCGGGGTCGAGCCCGGCTCCGTCCCGGCGACCTACCCCTCGTTCCTGGAACGCTTCCACCCCGATGACCGCGACGAGGTAGCCGGCTCGATGCAGAAAGCGCTGGCATCGGAGCACCAGCCGGAGCACAAGTTCGTGCGGGTGCTGCGGTCGGACGGTTCCGTGCGCATCGTGCGGCTCGACGTCGAAGCCGTGCGGGAGACCGACAGCGCATGCGGCGTGATCGGCACCTGCCATGACGTGACGGAGCTGAAGCTGGCCGAACAGCAGGTCCGCTTGCTCACCGAGGAACTGGAACGGCGCGTGTTGCAGCGGACCTCCCTGCTACAGGCGACGGTGAGCGAACTGGAAAATTTCAGCTACTTCGTCTCCCACGATCTGAGGGCGCCTGTGGCGCGCCTGGAGGGATTCTGCACCGCACTCGTCGAGGACTGCGGCGTCTGCGGCCATGCCAACTGCCGCCAGTACGCCGAACGGTCGGCGAGCGTAGTCCAGCAGATCAAGCAGATCATGGACGCCTTCAACAGCCTGACCCACCTGGCGCGCTGTACCCTGACCATCCGCGACACCGACCTGAGCGCGCTCGCCCGCGACATCGCCGACGCATTGGCCGCCGAGGATCCCGAGCGCAAGGTCGAGTTCGTCATCGCCGAAGGGGCCCGGGTAAAGGGCGACCCGGAGCTCCTGGGGAAGGCGCTAGGACAGCTGCTGGGCAACGCCTGGAAGTTCACCTCCAAGACCGAGCTGGGACGGATCGAATTCGGCTGGAACGACCAGCAAGGCGTCCGGACCTACTTCGTGCGCGACAACGGAGCCGGGTTCAACATGAAGTACGCGCAGAAGCTGTTCAAGCCGTTCCAGACCATCCACGCTCCTGGTGAATTCGGCTGGACCGGGACGGGGATCGGGCTCGCCACCGCGCACAGCATCGTGCTCAGACACGGGGGGCGCATGTGGGCCGAAGGGGAGGTGGGGCAGGGGGCCACCTTCTACTTCACCCTGGAGGCGAACCCGGAATCGGGAAGTTACCTCAAGGAGGCATAG
- a CDS encoding response regulator codes for MAPSYILLVEDNPDDLFLASRIIGKACAHEILTARDGEEADELLRRMEQDGSYRQIELVLLDLKLPKVSGLDLLRGIRGNTNLQVLKVAILTSSDNETDQEQCWELGVVDYIYKPMTVERLNRILSRNEEAQ; via the coding sequence ATGGCCCCTTCGTACATCCTGCTGGTAGAAGACAACCCCGACGATCTCTTCCTGGCCAGCCGCATCATAGGCAAGGCCTGCGCGCACGAGATCCTCACCGCTCGCGACGGGGAAGAGGCCGACGAACTGCTCCGGCGCATGGAGCAGGATGGGAGCTACCGCCAGATCGAGCTGGTACTGCTGGACCTTAAACTCCCCAAGGTCAGCGGGCTCGACCTGCTGCGCGGCATTAGGGGAAATACGAATCTGCAAGTCCTCAAAGTCGCCATACTCACTTCATCGGACAACGAAACCGACCAGGAGCAGTGCTGGGAACTCGGCGTCGTGGACTACATCTACAAGCCCATGACGGTGGAGCGGTTGAATCGCATCCTGTCGCGCAACGAGGAGGCTCAATGA
- a CDS encoding ATP-binding protein — MEPSRLRDMPLYNSRIINSFILLVKHKYSHVDINELLEYAGMKEYEVADQAHWFRQDQVDRFYERLLQMTGNPRIAREAGRYAASPDVLGAMRQYILGLVDASSTFDIISKATANFTRSTTYHSRPLASNMVEITVTPVEPGLEKQYQCENRIGFFEAIVLMFNHKLTDLQYFPEIRHLPTIQQPECVFRGDPVCRYIVTWEKSAFTYLKKARNLLAPVLVVANLVLLVALQGDGALTILLGSLCLFLLVWLAAEVGEKRAVKEGLDSTNQSIETLLEQIDLNYNNAMLTHEIGQRLGNLTRLEEMLMDVADIMQRRLEYDRGAIFLVNAEEKRLQLRASYGYGAGELACLNGLNLPLDHDGAGNDVYVACLHEQRPFLVNDLEREKETLGQRTLSCALKNGTRAFICCPIVSDGISLGVLTAENVRTKRPLVERDVSLLMGTASIIGISYRNCELIGALEQAKEELEERVAQRTADLEQSTRKVELQHEELTRTLFELEEETAQRLQALEELGEKERMLLQQNRLAALGEMISNIAHQWRQPLNELGLIVQELPVMFDRGRLTREYLGESVTRFMKVLTHTSRTIDDFRNFFKPDKEAVSFRVAEVVEKTLSLVQESFRHLQIAVDLQIKGEPLITGHPNEFSQAVLNILFNARDAFLDRKIEKREIRVAVFEEKGRSVVTVRDNAGGIPEAILEKIFDPYFTTRGPERGTGIGLYMSKMIIEKNIPGRLTARNVANGAEFRIEAPGNAN, encoded by the coding sequence ATGGAACCATCCCGCCTACGCGACATGCCGCTTTACAACAGCAGGATCATCAACTCGTTCATCCTGCTGGTCAAGCACAAGTACAGCCACGTCGACATCAACGAACTGCTCGAGTACGCCGGGATGAAGGAGTACGAGGTGGCCGACCAGGCGCACTGGTTCCGGCAGGACCAGGTGGACCGCTTCTACGAGAGGCTGCTGCAGATGACCGGCAACCCGAGGATCGCCCGTGAAGCCGGGCGCTACGCGGCCTCACCCGACGTGCTGGGGGCGATGCGCCAGTACATCCTGGGGCTAGTCGATGCTTCCAGCACCTTCGACATCATCAGCAAGGCCACGGCCAACTTCACCAGGAGCACGACCTACCATTCCCGGCCTCTTGCCTCGAACATGGTGGAGATCACGGTCACGCCGGTGGAACCCGGCCTGGAGAAGCAGTACCAGTGCGAGAACCGGATCGGCTTCTTCGAGGCGATCGTGCTCATGTTCAACCACAAGCTCACCGACCTGCAGTATTTCCCGGAAATCCGCCACCTCCCCACCATCCAGCAGCCGGAATGCGTGTTCCGGGGCGACCCGGTCTGCCGCTACATCGTCACCTGGGAAAAAAGCGCCTTCACGTACTTGAAGAAGGCGCGCAACCTGCTGGCCCCGGTGCTGGTCGTCGCGAACCTGGTGCTGCTGGTGGCGCTGCAGGGAGACGGGGCGCTTACCATCCTGCTCGGCTCGCTGTGCCTTTTCCTCCTGGTATGGCTGGCGGCGGAAGTGGGGGAGAAGAGGGCCGTCAAGGAGGGGCTCGACAGCACCAACCAATCCATCGAAACCCTCCTTGAGCAGATCGATCTCAACTACAACAACGCCATGCTGACCCACGAGATCGGACAGCGGCTGGGGAACCTGACCCGGCTCGAAGAGATGCTCATGGACGTGGCCGACATCATGCAGCGCAGGCTCGAGTACGACCGCGGCGCCATCTTCCTGGTGAACGCAGAAGAGAAGAGACTGCAGCTGCGGGCGAGCTACGGTTACGGCGCCGGAGAACTGGCCTGCCTGAACGGCCTCAATCTGCCGCTGGACCACGACGGCGCGGGCAATGACGTCTACGTCGCCTGCCTCCACGAACAGAGGCCTTTTTTGGTCAACGACCTGGAGCGGGAGAAGGAGACACTGGGGCAACGCACGCTTTCCTGCGCCCTCAAAAACGGCACCCGCGCCTTTATCTGCTGTCCCATCGTTTCCGACGGGATCTCATTGGGCGTGCTGACCGCGGAAAACGTGAGGACCAAGCGCCCGCTCGTGGAAAGGGACGTGAGCCTTCTGATGGGGACGGCCTCAATAATCGGCATCAGCTACCGCAACTGCGAGCTGATCGGCGCTTTGGAACAGGCCAAGGAGGAGCTGGAAGAACGGGTGGCGCAGCGCACCGCCGACCTGGAACAGAGCACGCGCAAGGTCGAGCTGCAGCACGAGGAGCTGACGCGGACCCTGTTCGAACTGGAGGAGGAGACCGCCCAGAGGCTGCAGGCACTGGAAGAATTGGGGGAGAAGGAGCGCATGCTCCTGCAGCAAAACCGCTTGGCAGCCCTTGGGGAGATGATCAGCAACATCGCCCACCAGTGGCGTCAGCCGCTCAACGAGCTAGGGCTCATTGTGCAGGAGCTCCCGGTCATGTTCGACCGCGGCCGGCTCACCCGCGAATACCTGGGCGAAAGCGTAACGAGGTTCATGAAGGTGCTGACCCATACCTCGAGGACCATCGACGACTTCAGGAACTTCTTCAAGCCGGACAAGGAGGCGGTTTCCTTCCGGGTCGCCGAGGTGGTCGAGAAAACGCTGTCCCTGGTCCAGGAGAGCTTCCGGCACCTGCAGATCGCCGTGGACCTGCAGATAAAGGGGGAGCCATTGATCACCGGCCATCCCAACGAGTTCTCCCAGGCCGTTCTCAACATCCTGTTCAACGCCCGGGACGCCTTCCTGGACCGCAAGATCGAAAAGCGCGAGATACGGGTCGCGGTGTTCGAAGAGAAGGGGCGCTCCGTGGTGACGGTGCGGGACAACGCCGGAGGGATCCCGGAGGCAATTCTCGAGAAGATCTTCGATCCTTACTTCACCACCAGGGGGCCTGAGCGGGGGACCGGCATCGGGCTGTACATGTCCAAGATGATCATCGAGAAGAACATCCCCGGCAGGCTCACGGCGCGCAACGTGGCAAACGGGGCGGAGTTCCGCATAGAAGCGCCTGGAAACGCGAATTGA
- a CDS encoding PAS domain-containing sensor histidine kinase, whose amino-acid sequence MTRKPGAIPAADKEDAMAYLAAIVDSSNDAIFSKTPDGTITSWNQAAQGLYGYSAEEAVGSNIRMLVPQDRHEELKQITEKVLRGEKIRNLETVRLAKGGREIQVSLTLSPIFDPQGTLTGISIIARENAERIQKERLLRESERYYRALVEMAPDAVLVHRGGSFLYANCAALGTYGARTLTQLQEHAFLDLVHPEDREAMRLSIESVMGGNEGSTLEFRLLRLEGGERFMEGSSTRIGYQGVHAIQMIARDISERRNAEEERESMLRQLAFQQKRFEAIVEQLPVGVVIAEAPSGKVVYQNELTRTIFREAVEDVGSIDEFGRWKMVTLDGKPVPIEHYPLIRAIRKGETVFAEEYQILRGDGTRGFISVNATPLRDISGAIISGLIAFNDITESRNAAKALLESEERLKLALDAAQMGSCDMDTSSGLGIWSQRHFLVLGYPAPQEPSGPATLSMWQDRIHPVDKIRVMAELDRVCKEHELFSSEHRVFRADDGALLWVNVLGRFWCEESSCRFIGVIFDVTGRKAIEEELRMSVQRFRDLADSMPQIVWTANPDGNLDYLNAHFENYTGLRRCILVRTKGDPGSLINDCIHPEDREATAHAWSHAVATGEIYQIEQRIRHRDDAYHWHLTRAVPQLDETGRVVKWYGTATDINDLRETQEKLRASETRFRWLYESSLIAIFFWNRDGFITDANEAYCELVGYDEAQCRGGTLSLADVTTPEEYAKDRAAMDETITRGISKTYEKIFIKRNSNEKVAALTALARMAESTAEGIGFAVDLTDQKRAEQALKKSEARLKLAVEATGLGIFDVNLQTGKGDWSDIAKRHYGLAPDVDVELEMVLRLVHAEDRERLEQIVKDARSTTGAGLYSAEYRTIAPDGKVRWLSMRARVSYDEYGAPLRLVGACLNITDSVLAQEALREEMTERVRAVEELRRQEQLLIRQGRLAAMGEMIGNIAHQWRQPLNTLGLIVQELPSYYEKGLFTKQYLDNSVSRAMQVINYMSQTIDGFRNFFGPEKEQQKFLAAAALEQTLSILQAAFAAARIEFDVSADPEAEIFGSPNEYSQVLVNILMNAKDALAERKVAQPKITVRLHRENGKTVLSIEDNAGGIPADIIDKVFDPYFTTKGPDKGTGIGLFMSKTIVEKNMKGSLTVCNTDLGARFCIEV is encoded by the coding sequence GTGACACGAAAACCCGGGGCGATACCGGCGGCGGACAAGGAGGACGCCATGGCCTACCTGGCGGCCATCGTCGATTCATCGAACGACGCCATCTTCAGCAAGACCCCGGACGGAACCATCACCAGCTGGAACCAGGCGGCACAGGGCCTCTACGGCTACAGCGCCGAAGAGGCCGTGGGGAGCAACATCAGGATGCTGGTCCCCCAGGACCGGCACGAGGAACTGAAACAGATCACCGAGAAAGTGCTGCGCGGGGAGAAAATCCGCAACCTGGAGACGGTGCGCCTGGCCAAGGGGGGGCGCGAGATCCAGGTCTCACTCACCCTATCCCCCATCTTCGACCCGCAAGGAACCCTCACCGGCATATCGATCATCGCGCGGGAGAACGCGGAACGGATCCAGAAGGAACGGCTGCTGCGCGAAAGCGAGCGCTACTACCGCGCCCTGGTCGAGATGGCGCCGGACGCGGTCCTCGTGCATCGCGGCGGCTCCTTCCTCTACGCCAACTGTGCCGCGCTGGGCACCTACGGCGCACGCACCCTTACGCAGCTGCAGGAGCACGCATTCCTGGACCTGGTGCACCCCGAAGACCGCGAGGCGATGCGGCTCAGCATCGAGTCCGTCATGGGGGGGAATGAAGGGTCGACGCTGGAGTTCAGGCTGCTGCGGCTGGAAGGGGGCGAGCGCTTCATGGAAGGGTCCTCGACGCGCATCGGCTACCAGGGAGTGCACGCCATCCAGATGATCGCCCGCGACATCTCCGAGCGCCGAAACGCCGAGGAGGAACGGGAGAGCATGCTGAGGCAACTGGCCTTCCAGCAGAAGCGGTTCGAGGCGATCGTCGAACAGCTTCCGGTAGGTGTGGTCATCGCCGAGGCACCTTCCGGCAAGGTGGTCTACCAAAACGAGTTGACCCGGACCATCTTCCGTGAGGCCGTGGAAGATGTTGGCAGCATCGACGAGTTCGGCCGCTGGAAGATGGTCACCCTTGACGGCAAGCCGGTGCCCATCGAGCACTACCCGCTCATCCGCGCCATCCGCAAAGGGGAGACCGTGTTCGCCGAGGAATACCAGATCCTGCGCGGCGACGGCACCCGCGGCTTCATCAGTGTCAACGCCACCCCGCTGCGTGACATCTCCGGCGCCATCATCTCCGGCCTCATCGCCTTTAACGACATTACCGAAAGCAGGAACGCCGCCAAGGCCCTGCTGGAGAGCGAGGAGCGCCTGAAACTTGCCCTGGATGCGGCGCAGATGGGCTCCTGCGACATGGACACCTCCAGCGGACTGGGCATCTGGTCCCAGCGCCATTTTCTTGTCCTGGGGTACCCCGCGCCGCAGGAACCAAGCGGGCCGGCAACGCTTTCCATGTGGCAGGACCGGATTCATCCCGTCGACAAGATACGGGTCATGGCCGAACTGGACCGGGTCTGCAAGGAACATGAGCTGTTCAGTTCCGAGCATCGCGTATTCCGCGCCGACGACGGGGCGTTGTTATGGGTCAACGTGCTGGGACGCTTCTGGTGCGAGGAATCTTCCTGCCGCTTCATCGGCGTCATCTTCGACGTCACCGGGCGCAAGGCCATCGAGGAAGAGTTGCGCATGTCGGTACAGCGGTTTCGCGACCTGGCCGATTCCATGCCGCAGATCGTCTGGACCGCCAACCCCGACGGCAACCTGGACTATCTCAACGCCCACTTCGAGAACTACACCGGGCTGCGGCGCTGCATCCTGGTCCGGACCAAGGGGGACCCCGGCAGCCTGATCAACGACTGCATCCATCCAGAGGACCGGGAAGCGACCGCCCACGCGTGGAGCCACGCCGTCGCCACCGGGGAGATCTACCAGATCGAGCAGCGCATCAGGCACCGCGATGACGCTTACCACTGGCACCTAACCCGCGCGGTCCCGCAACTTGACGAGACGGGGAGGGTGGTGAAATGGTACGGCACCGCGACCGACATCAACGACCTGAGAGAAACCCAGGAAAAATTGCGCGCCAGCGAGACGAGGTTCCGCTGGTTGTACGAGTCGAGCCTGATCGCCATCTTCTTCTGGAACCGGGACGGATTCATTACCGACGCCAACGAGGCCTACTGCGAACTGGTCGGCTACGACGAAGCCCAGTGCCGCGGAGGGACCCTGAGCCTCGCCGACGTCACCACGCCCGAGGAATACGCGAAGGACCGGGCCGCGATGGACGAAACCATCACACGCGGCATCAGCAAAACCTACGAAAAAATCTTCATCAAGCGCAACAGCAACGAGAAGGTGGCAGCGCTGACGGCCTTGGCGCGGATGGCCGAATCCACAGCGGAGGGAATCGGCTTCGCCGTGGATCTGACCGACCAGAAAAGGGCGGAGCAGGCACTGAAGAAGAGCGAAGCGAGGCTGAAGCTCGCGGTCGAGGCGACCGGTCTGGGCATCTTCGACGTCAACCTGCAGACCGGCAAGGGGGATTGGTCCGACATAGCGAAACGACACTACGGGTTGGCCCCAGACGTCGACGTCGAACTCGAAATGGTGTTGCGGTTGGTGCATGCCGAGGACCGCGAGCGGCTGGAGCAGATCGTCAAAGACGCCCGCAGCACTACCGGCGCAGGCCTCTACAGCGCTGAGTACCGCACCATCGCGCCCGACGGCAAGGTACGCTGGCTCAGCATGCGTGCCAGGGTCTCCTACGACGAATATGGCGCGCCGTTGAGGCTTGTGGGGGCGTGCCTCAACATCACCGACAGCGTGCTCGCCCAGGAGGCGCTGAGAGAGGAGATGACCGAACGGGTGCGCGCCGTGGAAGAGCTGCGCCGCCAGGAGCAATTGTTGATTCGGCAGGGACGCTTGGCCGCGATGGGAGAGATGATCGGCAACATCGCCCACCAGTGGCGCCAGCCGCTCAACACGCTCGGTCTCATCGTCCAGGAGTTGCCGAGCTACTACGAAAAGGGGCTCTTCACCAAGCAGTACCTCGACAACAGCGTCAGCCGGGCCATGCAGGTCATCAACTACATGTCCCAGACCATCGACGGCTTCCGCAACTTTTTCGGCCCGGAAAAGGAACAGCAGAAATTCCTGGCGGCTGCGGCCCTGGAGCAGACGCTCTCCATACTGCAGGCAGCCTTCGCCGCGGCACGGATCGAATTCGACGTGTCGGCCGACCCCGAGGCGGAGATCTTCGGCTCCCCCAACGAATACTCACAGGTTCTGGTCAACATCCTGATGAACGCGAAGGACGCCCTCGCGGAGCGCAAGGTGGCTCAACCGAAGATCACGGTACGGCTCCACCGGGAAAACGGGAAAACAGTCCTCTCCATCGAGGACAACGCGGGCGGCATACCGGCGGACATCATCGACAAGGTCTTCGATCCCTACTTCACCACCAAGGGCCCCGACAAGGGGACCGGCATCGGCCTGTTCATGTCCAAAACCATCGTGGAAAAGAACATGAAAGGGTCGCTCACCGTTTGCAACACCGACCTGGGCGCACGATTCTGCATCGAGGTGTGA
- a CDS encoding pilus assembly protein PilZ gives MADAATTLRAVPSDAESPATGKSVSRSHLVNRLNYINFQDQIVLVGLKHLVYDDSIMLRARPEPCAGEQLDCRWDEPWSIQQILKTYRFDYLLIADGKKYLVVNSELTSMDETGLSLLLPPACREFQARKIRRHPAGDISAQLLQHGVLFNCILVDFTPVTLRLTGSWERPVSLNWINTEEPVHLKLSRGGEVIFSGTFDILSLYADTACCTFVLQQHQNNFRRFRTKSYRNERKELVPSPNIVFDHPLIGKRVNLKMGDISGTGFSVEENEGESVLLPGMMIPGVKISFAQGLTLDCLAQVLSRNVTGEEGEERTARCGCAILEMDILDHVKLLSILHQAADRNAYVSTEVDLDDLWDFFFQTGFIYPGKYAFFQANKERIKETYARLYNENPHIARHFIYLSRGAILGHLAMVRFYRDTWLIHHHAARKSASVKAGLAVLEQVGQYLNELESFPFAHLRYVFCYYRPDNKFPARVFGGFARHHDDQRSCSLDLFAYSHYRQQEEEPPWPEPWLLAPSSDFDLTELGRFYRHVSGGLLIDAFDLYPGAAGSSSVNEEYRSLGFRKESYLYSLRKGSSLKAFFLVNRTDAGFNMAELTNCVTVLVIDEETPADLIELALGRVNRHYEGEEMPVLTFPDSYVQKKALPREKSYLLWTLDMRHSDHFLQYCDGLFKGHAKGQ, from the coding sequence ATGGCAGATGCGGCAACCACACTTCGTGCAGTGCCATCCGATGCCGAGAGCCCGGCGACAGGCAAGAGCGTCAGCCGCAGCCACCTGGTGAACCGCCTGAACTACATCAATTTCCAGGACCAGATCGTCCTGGTCGGCCTGAAACACCTGGTCTACGACGATTCCATCATGCTGCGGGCGCGCCCCGAACCGTGCGCGGGCGAGCAGCTGGACTGCCGCTGGGACGAGCCCTGGAGCATCCAGCAGATCCTGAAAACCTACCGCTTCGACTACCTCCTCATCGCCGACGGAAAGAAGTACCTGGTGGTCAACTCCGAGCTCACTTCCATGGACGAGACGGGGCTGTCGCTGCTGCTGCCGCCGGCCTGCCGCGAATTCCAGGCCAGGAAGATAAGGCGGCACCCCGCCGGCGACATCTCGGCGCAACTGCTGCAGCACGGCGTCCTCTTCAACTGCATCCTGGTCGACTTCACCCCGGTCACGCTCCGGTTGACGGGGAGCTGGGAACGGCCGGTGTCCCTCAACTGGATCAACACGGAAGAACCGGTACATCTCAAACTGTCACGCGGGGGTGAAGTGATCTTCTCGGGGACCTTCGACATCCTGTCGCTGTACGCCGATACCGCTTGCTGCACCTTCGTCCTGCAGCAGCACCAGAACAACTTCCGCCGCTTCAGGACCAAGAGCTACCGAAACGAGCGCAAGGAACTGGTTCCGTCTCCCAACATCGTGTTCGATCACCCCTTGATCGGCAAGAGGGTGAACCTGAAGATGGGGGACATCTCGGGGACCGGTTTCTCCGTCGAGGAGAACGAAGGGGAATCGGTGCTGCTGCCGGGGATGATGATCCCTGGGGTGAAGATCAGCTTCGCCCAGGGGCTCACCCTGGACTGCTTGGCCCAGGTGCTCTCGCGCAACGTGACGGGGGAGGAGGGGGAGGAGCGGACGGCCCGCTGCGGATGCGCGATCCTGGAGATGGACATCCTCGACCACGTCAAGCTCCTCTCCATCCTGCACCAGGCCGCGGACCGCAACGCCTACGTCAGCACCGAGGTGGATCTGGACGACCTGTGGGACTTCTTCTTCCAGACCGGTTTCATCTACCCGGGCAAGTACGCCTTCTTCCAGGCCAACAAGGAGCGCATCAAGGAGACCTACGCGAGGCTCTACAACGAGAACCCGCACATCGCCCGGCATTTCATCTACCTCAGTCGCGGGGCCATCCTGGGACACCTGGCGATGGTCCGTTTCTACCGCGACACCTGGCTCATCCACCACCACGCCGCCCGCAAGTCCGCCTCGGTGAAGGCGGGCCTTGCCGTGCTGGAGCAGGTCGGCCAGTACCTGAACGAACTGGAGAGTTTCCCCTTTGCCCACCTGCGCTACGTATTCTGCTACTACCGCCCCGACAACAAGTTCCCCGCCCGGGTCTTCGGCGGCTTCGCCCGGCACCACGATGACCAGAGAAGCTGCTCACTCGACCTGTTCGCCTACTCCCACTACCGTCAGCAGGAAGAGGAGCCCCCCTGGCCCGAGCCGTGGCTGCTCGCCCCCAGTAGCGACTTCGACCTCACCGAACTGGGACGCTTCTACCGGCATGTCTCCGGGGGGCTGCTGATCGATGCGTTCGACCTGTACCCGGGCGCCGCGGGGAGCAGTTCGGTCAACGAGGAGTACAGAAGCCTCGGCTTTCGCAAGGAGAGCTACCTCTACTCGCTGCGCAAGGGAAGCAGCCTCAAGGCCTTCTTCCTGGTGAACCGTACCGACGCCGGTTTCAACATGGCCGAACTCACCAACTGCGTCACGGTGCTGGTCATCGACGAGGAGACGCCGGCCGACCTGATCGAACTGGCCCTGGGGCGGGTGAACCGCCACTACGAAGGGGAGGAGATGCCGGTGCTTACCTTTCCCGACAGCTACGTCCAGAAGAAGGCGCTCCCCCGCGAGAAGAGCTATCTGCTGTGGACCCTGGACATGCGCCACAGCGATCACTTCCTGCAGTACTGCGACGGCCTTTTCAAGGGGCACGCGAAAGGGCAGTGA